From Stenotrophomonas nitritireducens, the proteins below share one genomic window:
- a CDS encoding DUF1684 domain-containing protein: MKYLLAGAALIAAMLLAGCGDDVSKAPPAVQTDPGFAHDNELWREQRLTELLAPDGWTSLVGLHWLDLKAHYIGSGSTSGIRLAAGPARMGLVTREGKNWFFAPEPGVSVKVDGQPVSGRIPFYSDHAETPTVIHFDDDKGSVSLIERGQRFGLRVKHADAPARAGFTHLEYWPADPSWRITARFVPHDVNKTIPIVDITGTTNALANAGAIEFERDGRSWRLEALGEAGRPLQVIFADRTSGRGSYAAGRYIDVDVPNGRSEVVIDFNRAYNPPCAFTPFATCPLPPPENRLDMAVEAGEKAYAKPKQEPAA; encoded by the coding sequence ATGAAATACCTATTGGCGGGCGCGGCATTGATCGCCGCGATGCTGCTGGCCGGCTGTGGCGACGACGTCAGCAAGGCGCCGCCTGCGGTGCAGACCGATCCGGGCTTCGCGCACGACAATGAGTTGTGGCGCGAGCAACGCCTCACCGAGCTGCTGGCGCCCGATGGCTGGACCAGCCTGGTCGGGCTGCATTGGCTGGACTTGAAGGCGCATTACATCGGCAGTGGCAGCACCAGCGGCATCCGCCTGGCGGCAGGGCCGGCGCGCATGGGGCTGGTCACGCGCGAGGGCAAGAACTGGTTCTTTGCGCCGGAACCCGGGGTGTCGGTGAAGGTCGATGGCCAGCCGGTGAGTGGGCGCATTCCCTTTTACAGCGACCACGCCGAGACGCCGACGGTCATTCATTTCGACGATGACAAGGGCAGCGTGAGCCTGATCGAACGTGGGCAGCGTTTCGGGCTGCGGGTGAAACATGCCGATGCACCGGCGCGGGCCGGCTTCACCCACCTGGAGTACTGGCCGGCGGATCCGAGCTGGCGCATCACCGCGCGCTTCGTGCCGCATGACGTCAATAAAACCATCCCGATCGTCGACATCACTGGAACGACCAACGCGCTGGCCAATGCCGGTGCCATCGAGTTCGAGCGCGATGGCCGCAGCTGGCGGCTGGAAGCGCTGGGAGAGGCCGGGCGTCCGCTGCAGGTGATCTTCGCCGACCGTACCAGTGGCCGTGGCAGCTACGCCGCCGGCCGCTATATCGATGTGGACGTGCCCAATGGCAGGAGCGAAGTGGTGATCGATTTCAATCGCGCCTACAACCCGCCTTGTGCATTCACCCCATTTGCCACCTGTCCGTTGCCGCCACCGGAGAACCGCCTGGACATGGCGGTGGAGGCCGGCGAAAAAGCCTATGCCAAGCCCAAGCAGGAGCCGGCCGCATGA